TAAAGTCTCAGGCATGTGCTACTCCTGTCGGTTGATTCCGCCATCATCCAGACGTACGCCGGAAAGCGGAGTCCCGCAGCCGGGACAGGTTCCATGATACAAACGATTACGCGCCACCTGAAAACCGTGACGCTCGATCAAGGTTTTTCCACACTGGCGACAGCGGGTATCTTCGCCACGACCACTGGCGACATTACCGAGATAGATATAGTTCAACCCGGCTTTTTCGCCAATGTCCCGCGCCCGCATCAGACTTTCCACCGGCGTCGGCGGCACGTCCGTCAGACGATAGGTGGGATAAAACGCCGTCACATGCCAGGGCGTTTCGACATCCAGCTGTTCGGCAATAAACCGAGCAATACCATTAAGTTGCTGCTCATCATCGTTGTAGCCCGGAATGACCAGCGTCGTCACCTCCAGCCAGATGCCCAACGCTTTAAACAGCTTGAGGCTTTCAAGTACCGGCGCCAGTTGCGCGCCACACACATCGCGATAAAACGACTCGCTGAATCCCTTTAAGTCAATGTTGGCGCCATCCAGATATGGCGCCAAGTGTCGCAACGGTTCTTCAGCCATATAGCCATTGCTCACCATCACATTGAGCAATCCTTCATGACGGGCCAACCGGGCGGTTTCATACATATATTCGTAAAAAACCGTCGGCTCCGTATAGGTGTAAGCGATACTCTGGCACGCGGCCGATAACGCCAAATCAACAACTTGTTGCGGGGGCAACGTGTCACCGCGGATCGCCGAGTGAGCGGACTCAATCTGTGAAATACTGGCATTCTGACAATGGCGACAGCGAAAATTACACCCCACCGTGGCAATGGAATAACTGCGCGAGCCCGGTAACACATGGAACAACGGTTTCTTCTCAATCGGATCAATATGAGCAGCAATCGCCAGACCGTCATTGAGACTATAGAGAACACCGTCTCTGTTTTCCCGCACCTGGCAGCGCCCACGGTGTCCAGCACCAATCACACAATGAAAGCGGCACAGTTCACAACGAACCTGTCCCCGCTCCAACAGACTCCAAAACATGGCTTCACGCATGACGACCTCCACGGCTACTCTTCGCGTCGATATCTTAACGTAAAAAGTTTAACAAAAAGTTTCTCAGTGCAAGAAAAGAATGACCCGGCAATGTCACAAACTGGCTTTTTTCAGGAAAAAACTTTTCTTACAGATAAAACTTGACCGGCCGGGGGCTTCTCTCTATAATCCCTTCTGCTCGTGCCGAAGTGGTGGAATTGGTAGACACGTCGGTCTCAAAAACCGATGGCTTCTGGCCGTGCCGGTTCGATTCCGGCCTTCGGCACCAACAAAAACAATAAGAGATATCAGTGACTTACTGATATCTCTTTTTTGTTTCCATAGTGTAACTCTGATGGTATTACCTCATCATTTATGATGTTTTTATGACGAGTTTCGGTAACTGAATTATTCACCGAATTGCACGCTGATCAGGTGGGGAATTTTTTTATCCAAGTTTCTTCAACGCCGGTTCAATCGAAGCGACCTAAAGAAAACTCTTAGTAATCAGGGAACGTTTTGATTTTTTGACACCCTCTCCCCTTACTCCTTGTGCAAGACCAACCTTCTTTTTGTCACAAATCCAACTCCTCACATAAAAAATGGCGCTCCCTGTCGGAAGCGCCGTCCATAATCAACACAGCATGTCAGTCAATGAAATAAAAATGGTTTGCTTAGATTGGTTAGTTGACACCACCGAACACGGGTGCCAGCTTTTTCCATAAACTCTTGCCCTGCTTTTCACTGGCTTCGCGGGCGCATTCCAAGGCCAGTTGCAGTTCGTGACAATCCTCTTTGTCATGCGGCTCCATGGCGTGATAGAAAATTCCCGCAGCACGCGCCTGACGCAAGAAGCCAACAGTGGCATCGTCGGCCAACAGGATGATTTTCAGATGCTTGTGCAGATAGCGGAAAATCGGAATCACATCCAATGCATTACTGCCTTCAAAGGTTCTGCCCAGCAGCATAATCGCCGCATCTTCTTTGCGTAGCGCCTCAATGGCTTCATTGAGTGTCGTCACAAACTTGGCAATACATCCGACCTGCTCCACGCAGTGCTTGAGGGCCTCGGTTTCAGTGGGAGTTTGATAGGCAATAATGACGGGCAGCATGGTTCTTCCTCCTGCGTGAGAGGCGCTGCCCCGGCTGTGGAAACCGGGGCACGAAGAGATGGCGTCGATTCGGGATTAGTGCGATTTCTGCTCAGCAACTTCTTTGGGGCTGGCAACCGCTTTGACGATGCCGAACATCACCAGAACAGCCGGAACCAGTTGCGCTACCACGATCAGAGCACAGAAGCCGAGAAACGCCCAGACCAAAAATCCGCTGTTGTCGACGCGACCGGCTGTAGAAGCGGCAAACGAAGAGGTAGAAGCGATCAGGGTCAGCAGAGTGGTCAGAGCGATGTTTTTAAGTGCTTTCATGGTGTTGGTTCCTTTCGTGATGTGTGTGTAAAAATCAAACAGTTCTATTGAGAGAAAATTCGTTTACGCGTTGTGGTTGTGAGCTTGATCCTCAGAGTGGCCAAGAACACCTTTGACGATACCGAACCCCATAACCAGAGCCGGGATGAGTTGACCGACGACGATCAATCCGATAAAGCCGAGGAACAACCAGGTCAACAGACCACTGTTACTTGCTTCCTGTGCGGCAAAAGCGGGAGAGGCGGCGATGGCAGTAATAATCAGGCTGGTCGTGATGTTTTTCAGTGCTTTCATGATGTCCTCCTATGGTGAGCAAAGTGAGTTGCTTGATACTCGTTGTTGTGTGTTGTTCTTGTCTTCCGTTGTTCTTGCCCTCCTAATACTGCTAGGGACGTGCCAAGTTTTCAAAAAAGCTCTTTAATATCCCTAACTACTTGTTATTACACAATTCACAAGAAGAGGTTCATTGACAACGCGCATCCTCAAAACCTCCGGACTGTATACAAAAGCTATTCGTCTCAAGAGAAGACAGCGGCTGACAACCATGAGTTGAATCGCTCAAAAATAATTAATTCCAGCCACTTATCGGCTGCACAGCAAAAACATACATCCTGTCTTATTTTTATATTTTTTATTTATGCGCGATATACAGGTGAATTTTTTCAATTGCAAAACAACTTCATACCCCGGAAAAATCTCCATTAAAAAAAAGCGATACCCGTTCTGAACGGATATCGCTTTTTTGTGGGCCGGCCATTTCAGGCTAGTAGTTTTCCGGAACATACAAATCCGGCGGCAGCGTGGCCCGTTCGTAATCGGGATTAAAGATGCGATCCGGAAGATCAATCTCCTCATGGGGAACGGGCTTATAGGGGATCTGCTGCAACAGGTGATGAATACAGTTGAGCCGGGCGCGTTTTTTGTCATTGGCTTTGACAATATACCAGGGAGCTTCAGGGATATTGGTGCGTCTGAACGTTTCTTCCTTCGCCTTGGTGTAATCCTCCCAGCGTACCCGCGATTGCAGATCCATAGGACTGAGTTTCCATTGTTTAAGCGGATCGTGGATGCGCATCAGAAAACGCAGTTGCTGCTCTTCATCGGTGACGGAGAACCAGTATTTGATCAGACGAATCCCTGAACGCACCAGCATGCGTTCAAATTCAGGCACATCGAGAAAAAACTGCTCGACCTGCTCTTCCGAGGCAAAGCCCATCACCCGTTCGACACCACAGCGGTTGTACCAGGAACGGTCAAAAAGGACGATTTCACCGCCGGCGGGCAGATGCGGAACATAGCGTTGAAAATACCACTGGGTCATCTCCTTTTCCGTCGGTTTGGATAAAGCCACGACCCGGCAGACCCGAGGGTTCAAGCGCTGGGTGATCCGCTTGATCACGCCCCCCTTACCGGCGGCATCGCGTCCTTCAAAAATAACCACAACTTTTTCACCGGTATAGGACACCCAGTCCTGCAGTTTGATCAACTCAGCCTGCAACGCCAGAAGCGCCTTGAAATAGGCCTGACGCTCCATGGACGGCGGTCTTTTATGTTTGTAGATGCGACGTAATGCTAAAGAAAGGCCCGGCTCTGAAATTTCCAGTTCATAACCTTCATCCATCTCATCGGCCAATTCGGACTGCAGCCACTCCATGGCATCCGAATAATCGTCGTCAAAAACCATTAATTTTCTCCACGGCAAGATAATGTTCGACAGGTCATCAGACCTTGTTTTCCAGGATATAGCAGCTTTGGGAATTCTTTTTGAGAAATTTGGCAAAGCGCACTTTTAACTTGGGGATTTTGAATAAGCGGGTCATCCCTTTCTGATGCGTCTCTTTGGCCAATGTCGATGGATCAAAAAACGCTTTGGCATTGTCGACCGACAACACAAAAGGCGGCTTACCCGCTTTGGCCAGCATATAACTCATAATGAGCGAACCGGTACGGTGATTGCCTTCAATATACAGTTGCGGCTGGGATAAAATCAGAATGTAGATAATCGCCACCTGCCGCCAGATGCTTAAATCGGAATGACTGTGCAACCAGGCCAGCAAATCATCAACCTCCCCGCTTTGCCGTTCATAAAAGTGATCGTGGGTGGCTTGAAGGTGCTGCCGACTTTCCTGACGGACCTTTTGGCTCGAACCGCAAAGGACCAGGGCATTTAGCTCAAGCAATCGACTGGCGTTGCCCGGCTCGTAAAGCTCAATGTCACGGCGCAACAAGTTATCGATGAAGGCATAGCCTTCCATCATATTGTTTCGGACCATATCGGTCATGGGGGAACGCGGTTCAATCAGGGTCGTATTGATTTTGTGGAAATCAGTCTGGACGGTGCGTAACGATTTTTCAATGGCGGCGAGATTTAAAGGCACGATGCTCACAGTCAGAATGGCAAATAAAGAATAGGCAAAGCCCGTTGCAACACGGCACCGCCCCTGAGGAAACAGAACGTACCTCAGGGGCGGCAGATAACTACCCTAGCTGAATTCCCCGGAAATATACTGTTTAGTCAAGTCTTCCATGGGGTCCTCAAACACCTGCTTGGTTTCGCCCATCTCAACCAGGCGACCAACCCGCTCGCCCTGGGAGACGTCGACGCCAAAGAACGCCGTGGTGTCGGCAACACGCACAGCCTGCATCATGTTGTGAGTCACCAGGGCGACGGTGTAGCTGTCTTTAAGTTCCAGCATCAGCTCTTCAACCTGGCGGGTGGCGATCGGATCCAGCGCGGAGCAGGGTTCGTCCATCAGCAGCACATCG
This region of uncultured Desulfuromonas sp. genomic DNA includes:
- a CDS encoding response regulator receiver protein; amino-acid sequence: MLPVIIAYQTPTETEALKHCVEQVGCIAKFVTTLNEAIEALRKEDAAIMLLGRTFEGSNALDVIPIFRYLHKHLKIILLADDATVGFLRQARAAGIFYHAMEPHDKEDCHELQLALECAREASEKQGKSLWKKLAPVFGGVN
- the amrS gene encoding AmmeMemoRadiSam system radical SAM enzyme, translated to MREAMFWSLLERGQVRCELCRFHCVIGAGHRGRCQVRENRDGVLYSLNDGLAIAAHIDPIEKKPLFHVLPGSRSYSIATVGCNFRCRHCQNASISQIESAHSAIRGDTLPPQQVVDLALSAACQSIAYTYTEPTVFYEYMYETARLARHEGLLNVMVSNGYMAEEPLRHLAPYLDGANIDLKGFSESFYRDVCGAQLAPVLESLKLFKALGIWLEVTTLVIPGYNDDEQQLNGIARFIAEQLDVETPWHVTAFYPTYRLTDVPPTPVESLMRARDIGEKAGLNYIYLGNVASGRGEDTRCRQCGKTLIERHGFQVARNRLYHGTCPGCGTPLSGVRLDDGGINRQE
- the ppk2 gene encoding polyphosphate kinase 2, with translation MVFDDDYSDAMEWLQSELADEMDEGYELEISEPGLSLALRRIYKHKRPPSMERQAYFKALLALQAELIKLQDWVSYTGEKVVVIFEGRDAAGKGGVIKRITQRLNPRVCRVVALSKPTEKEMTQWYFQRYVPHLPAGGEIVLFDRSWYNRCGVERVMGFASEEQVEQFFLDVPEFERMLVRSGIRLIKYWFSVTDEEQQLRFLMRIHDPLKQWKLSPMDLQSRVRWEDYTKAKEETFRRTNIPEAPWYIVKANDKKRARLNCIHHLLQQIPYKPVPHEEIDLPDRIFNPDYERATLPPDLYVPENY